From Cucumis melo cultivar AY chromosome 1, USDA_Cmelo_AY_1.0, whole genome shotgun sequence, a single genomic window includes:
- the LOC103500553 gene encoding uncharacterized protein LOC103500553, translating to MALLLALVATHALARPTPKDDTFSDQKNFLTYGGVGGYSGIGSNGLPFGGVGGAIGGGGLGGGLGGGLGGATGIGGGLGGLGGTGGGLGGIGGTTGGLGGGLGGGLGGGLGGGLGGGVGGASGVTYP from the coding sequence ATGGCTTTGCTCTTGGCTCTTGTGGCCACTCATGCCCTAGCTAGACCTACACCAAAGGATGACACGTTCAGTGACCAAAAGAACTTCCTGACCTATGGTGGCGTCGGTGGCTACTCTGGCATCGGCAGTAATGGCCTCCCGTTTGGTGGTGTGGGGGGTGCCATTGGAGGAGGAGGCCTTGGTGGCGGTCTTGGTGGTGGCCTCGGTGGCGCTACGGGAATTGGTGGAGGACTAGGTGGACTGGGAGGTACTGGAGGTGGATTGGGTGGCATTGGTGGAACCACTGGTGGCCTCGGCGGTGGTCTCGGCGGTGGACTCGGTGGTGGACTCGGTGGTGGTCTCGGTGGCGGTGTCGGTGGAGCTTCTGGTGTTACTTATccttga
- the LOC127144222 gene encoding regulatory-associated protein of TOR 1-like → MGGWKSDNGTFRPGYLTQLVHIMSEKLPGCQVRATIVTDYRIKTLKWIFQAIAEMRGPTCNGFGWNDDAKCIITEKELFNNWVKVCFCTNPVWLVKTRMQLQSPLHQAQPYSGLYGLPSYWPFIVFWIFSNHWILSLRFCKRSLLRESLDDSLIDKIPGRQTDRKTLLGELNWIFTAVTDTIAWNVLPHDLFQRLFRQDLLVASLFRNFLLAEWIMRSANCSPISHPMLPPTHQHHMWDAWDMAAEICLSQLPALVEDPNLEFQPSPFFTEQLTAFEVWLDHGSENKKPPESTCALFVGIFPYVLKLLQTTTPELRQILVFIWTKILALDKSASQVHGGLLAAGFFDGSVKLYDARIPELLVCTMRPHVQKVEKVVGIGFQPGLDSSKIVSASQAGDIQFLDIRNQRDRYLTIDAHRGSLTALAVHRHAPILASGSAKQLIKVFSLDGDQLGTIRYHQQACFHCWWNQT, encoded by the exons ATGGGGGGATGGAAATCCGACAATGGTACGTTTCGGCCAGGTTACTTGACACAACTGGTACACATAATGTCGGAGAAATTACCAGGATGTCAGGTCCGTGCAACCATTGTAACTGACTACAGAATAAAGACACTGAAGTGGATTTTCCAGGCCATCGCAGAAATGCGGGGGCCAACCTGCAATGGATTCGGTTGGAACGACGACGCAAAATGCATAATTACGGAGAAGGAACTCTTCAATAACTGGGTTAAG GTTTGTTTTTGCACAAATCCAGTTTGGCTTGTGAAAACAAGAATGCAGCTTCAGAGTCCTCTTCATCAAGCTCAACCTTATTCTGGGCTATATGGTCTGCCTTCT TACTGGCCTTTCATCGTTTTCTGGATATTCTCTAATCATTGGATCTTGTCCCTCAGGTTTTGCAAACGTTCATTGCTCCGTGAGTCACTTGATGATTCATTGATAGACAAAATACCTGGTCGGCAAACTGATCGGAAGACACTTCTTGGGGAATTGAATTGGATTTTCACAGCTGTCACTGATACAATTGCATGGAATGTTCTTCCACATG ATCTATTTCAAAGGTTGTTCAGACAGGATTTGTTAGTTGCCAGTCTGTTCAGAAATTTTTTGCTTGCTGAGTGGATTATGCGGTCTGCAAATTGTTCTCCAATTTCACATCCAATGTTACCTCCAACCCATCAGCATCACATGTg GGATGCATGGGACATGGCTGCCGAAATTTGTCTTTCTCAACTTCCAGCATTGGTTGAAGACCCCAACTTGGAGTTTCAG CCAAGTCCATTTTTCACCGAGCAGCTGACAGCTTTTGAGGTATGGCTTGATCATGGATCCGAAAACAAGAAACCTCCAGAATCGACATGT GCCTTGTTCGTTGGAATATTCCCGTATGTTCTAAAGCTTCTGCAGACGACAACGCCGGAGCTGCGACAAATTCTGGTTTTTATATGGACAAAGATTCTGGCCTTAGATAAG TCTGCTTCTCAAGTCCATGGGGGTCTTCTTGCAGCTGGTTTCTTTGATGGTTCTGTCAAGCTTTATGATGCTCGCATTCCTGAATT GCTTGTCTGCACAATGCGCCCACATGTGCAAAAAGTAGAAAAGGTTGTGGGGATTGGCTTTCAACCCGGACTTGATTCGTCGAAG ATTGTCAGTGCCTCTCAGGCTGGTGATATTCAATTTCTGGATATCAGAAATCAGAGGGATCGGTATCTAACCATCGATGCTCACAGAGGTTCACTTACAGCACTAGCCGTTCATAGACATGCTCCTATCTTAGCTAGCGGTTCAGCCAAACAGTTAATTAAGGTCTTCAGCCTAGATGGCGATCAACTAGGCACCATTAGATACCATCAACAAGCGtgttttcattgttggtggaatcagacttga